Sequence from the Lasioglossum baleicum chromosome 9, iyLasBale1, whole genome shotgun sequence genome:
TGTTATATGTATAATGCTTTCTCCTAGGAAAACATCAGCGAACACAGAAAGGGCTATATCTTAGGTAGCGAGGCGGACTTAATCGAcaaatttctcttgaaaatgttGGACGTGAAAGAAACCAGTAATGTTTACACAGGTACAGTATCAGTTACACAAAATTCTTTTGTAtgtaacatacatacatacatcaaaCATTCTCTTTACACGTATATCATAATTTACGATCGAGAGAGATTATCGGTGATTTATTTTATGCACAAGGCTGTTAAACTTTCAGAGGACCAATTAGTGATGGTACTGGTCGATCTCTTCCTTGCCGGTTTTCTAACCACCACGATAACGCTGGAATTCCTATTCCTTAATATGATAGTGCATCAAGATGTGCAGCGGAAGCTACAAAAGGAAATCGACTCGATGATTCCAGCCGATAGACTCCCGGATATACCGGATAAGTTTAAGTAATTAAATCCTAAATTATGATCGCGCAAGCATTAGCATTCTCGGTGAAACGACATCAAACGATATTAGGTTGAacatttacattattttaaccTCTTACTTTacgatattaatttttttaatagaataGAATGCGGATTTTACGCTACATAAATACTGTTTGCGTTAGTTGCTGAATACAGAAGCTGCAAACATATTTCTTTTCTTCATAGTTTTAACAAGTTGGGAATAaatcaaccccttgccgtactttgtcgagccagactcgtgatgaaggttctcaaaatttgattcgtttgtaatcaatatttaagcattaacataaatgtagccatgcaaaaaatatacattttcttttccctcctacgacatttttgttcataaagacgttctaatcatcgtaaatgtaaaagaaaaggtacggcaaggggttaaattctTGAAACGTGTTGATTATTTTGTATTCGGTTTACTAATTCTTgacacgaatgcataaaatctgcagtcgaaTGATGAAGATCGTACAAGATCCAAGTAAACTCAGTTCCAGTTACTTTCCTAAGGCAACCGGCTACATTCCATCTGCTTCAGGCACTCGATAGGCTTAGCGTCGCTAAAGTTCTCATTAGTATACCTTGGATTTCGCGGCGATGTGTGTCGCAGTAACAGTGAAGTGCGCGCAGGGTTAAAGAAAGGCAGCACACGAGAAAGCCGAAATTCTTTATTGTTACAGGCTACCGTATACGGACGCTGTAATGAACGAGTCGCAGCGTATGTGGCCTGTGTTCCCTGTGATCGGACCGCGGCGAGTTCTGCAAGACACGAATCTCGAACACTTCAAAATACCGAAAGAGTCTACCGTCCTAATCGACATTTACTCCGTAAACAGGGATCCAAACTTGTTCCCAGATCCGGATGTATTTAATCCCGAAAGGTACTTCAAGGACGGGGTCTACGAGCCAGATTCGAAATCTTTAACTTTCGGAAGAGGTATGTCCGAAGCAGACAAATTTCAACCGAAATTAAATGAACGTGCTGTATGGCTGTTGAGATTAGTATTCGCAAAAGCTATTGTTAAAAGTTTAAAACAATGATTGATGGCTACAGCTGCTATTAGAAATCTTATATTAATGGACAGAGGTACACCAGTGAATGCTAATTGCACAAACAAACTTATCGTAGGACCATTCAACCACAAAATAAGAATTACTGATCtcataataataatactttGAATACACGGGATGTCGTTTGAACAacttctaaataaattaatgtgtGGACCTACAATAGAATTATTGCATTTTCCACATGAAGTCTCATAAATAGacatcggatctttatgcaaaataaaaattttatatctgaattgcaacaaactggagtgaagtggaattttctttcttgatacgtttaatagattgaaaataatgtaactgtGTTTATAAATTTTTCTAACGGTGTTActtttttttaacactaaacctgccaccaccgatcaaaatgaccggttccagattttttattttgcaattattgaaataataaaaatgatttcataaggaatggttgtatagatatctttagcacGTATTACGATAGggaccgcacaaagtctaaataaaatcaatcttgtcatttttataagggaacatgtaccagttacttttaaggctccgtaggtttagtgttaaattgcgcctattcatttttatcatgaatgcataaaatccactcaTAAATGTTAGTTTTTCGTTTAATACGAATTGTGGTCATTCAATGGTCAGCTCACCCTAGTTATGTGTGTATGGAGACAGTCTGTCGAACGTggcagatttttttatttatggttTCTAATCGTGATAGATCAGCATATCAATACCATGAAACCAAGAAACTTGATCTGAACGGAACGCGAGCATCGAGGTAACCAGTTTATCGAACCAAGAATGGTCGATACGTGTCGGAATCGTTTGTACGCGCGAATGTCGCTTCATTAAAGTGCCATTGCACTGCAACAACTTCGGTAGAATAACACCTTGTCGTCGATCATATCCGGATATCCTTAGGAAAGCCGGAAACATCACGCGAGAGTAAATGTCGTTGAACTCGTTAATTGGCCCTGTCGTTTGCCGACTTCGCGATTGAACGCGTAAACACTGGTTACGAAAAAAAATTCACGAATAGAATTTTCCGGAGGAAATAATAAAACGTTACGAAACGGCTGAATTCTGTTACTCTGTgttttacacacacacacacaaataacTTTCCTAATAGATCTTATAGCTTGTATTGATTGTTATCGCGTTATTATTTAATCTAACTGTTAGAAAATTGtgtaatattataattgttTGCAGGCAAAAGACGATGTCCAGGTGAAGTTCTCGCCAAATCTGCGACCTTTATGCTATTCGCCGGTGTGATGCAGAAGTTTACTCTACTACCGCCCCCTGGCCAGGAGCTGAATTCCATAGAAATTGTTCCTGGTCTTGCAATATCGCCGAAACCTTATGATGTATTACTTGTGCCACGATAATATTGCGATAAAAACCACTTAGCCAATTGTAGATATCATCTATTACTATCTgacaatgaataaaatattttctaaagtaATGTTTCTATCTCCACTAAGATCTCCGTGACATTCTTTTGCTAAATGTTTTCTAAACACTGTAATAAAGTTAgacatattaggttggcaactaaattcgagaccttttgtttcgtaattcttttattgtatcattgtaacctcattcagtgaccattccttttgaactgtatatcattcggaagctctgaatttttcgatttatttgatataaaatactcgtgcttaaaaacatatatataaataactttgtttgagaaaatgtggaggtcgctaacgtagttgccaacctaatataaaatcaaaaatttgTTTGTCGCGATATTTTATTCGAACGATTTAATTGATATAGTTTAAATACATACTAGAATATCGAATATGTTTAAGGACTATGTTTTGACTATTAGCGTTTAAATACTGGATTACCACTTGTTATTACTAAATAAAACACTTCCTCCCCCGAGCAATTGTCTTCAATATCTAACCCTCAACTTAAATTATTCAACTTCAACAAGATACGTCGCGTCGCACAAAATTTCGTATtgcttttaataatttctaaaaacTATTGTGTCAAATAATTTTCGTCACGAGCATCAGAAATAAAACGACACAAACTTGAAATTACTTTTACTTACGATagccaaaattatttttgatCAGCCTATGATTTTATGAGGTTTAGTCACAGACACAATTGGTGTGAGTGTTTGTACTTAATTGGTGGCAATGCTTCTCGAAACACCAATGTTTCTGTGTCTCCGTGCAGCCCAAGTTCGCGGGTCGAAGTAGCTTCGGCCGCAGATAGACGCCTGCTTGTTTAActtcaacaaatttttctctCTGATATTGTTTATTGTTTCTGCCGCGTGAAAGTCGTTTTACGTGTTCGTCGAAATCATCTCGTTTCGCGGAAGTCCAAATGTACGTACGGTCGGCGCGCCACGTGGCCACGTTCCGTTCTCTTACATTGGTCCCGAGCTTCGATTTGTAAATAATTCCTTGAAGCTGGAAAACAGACAACACGCCACTGTTAAATGTCCACACAAAGTGTGTTGACAGTATATATTACACAATCAGAAAATGCTGACGTCGAGTAAAGAAACAATAACTAATATTCAATCTGTATTTTCACATCAAAGAAAATTACTTTGGTAccagaaaatattgttaaaagcTTTCGGTCGAATggctaaatatttttctttaattttccaaaaatcaATAAAGAACAGTAATTTGTAATATATGTACTCACAACTATCGCCAAACGAGTTCCGTTTACGTGTTATCCGAATGTGGGATGTCCGATCTCTTCGTGAGTTTCAAATAGTACGGTTTCGGCGAAATAGCAAACCCATCGTAGCCATTCGGGTCGGGTTCGCCATGCTCCGGAGAAATTTCGATGTCGAAGTAATGTATAACGTAGGCGAAGAATAGGAATATGGTACTGCGTGCCAGCATTTCTCCCGGACATCGTCTTTTGCCTGAAAAAAGACTTCTGTATTTTAAACATTTCAGGACATGTTTATGtgaaaatatgcggaatttAATTCGCCCGGGAACATTCCAGgataaattattattcaaatccGCCTCGTAATAATTTACGATGCATGAATCAGACAACTAGTGTCTTCTTGGAAACGTTTCATGGCAAAAATGTTTTACGCGTTTCACATTTGCATCGATTATTGCATAAACGCCGGTAGCCTAAtgactagaccgcggatgtttatgcaatttccaagtTTTGTAGAcacattttaagaaagtgggaccATATAAAATCcgattttcattggtaatagcctTTTTAGataggaaataaataaaaaccgtACTAACTTCTatcgaatttgatactccagtattttttgaaaatatttatgagctataaatgcataatgatccgcagtccactaatGACTATGCTGCGGGTCTTTATTCAAAACAAACATTTCCTAATCTCACTGCGAGTCGCAGCAATTAGACAGAAGTGAATTTCGTTTTCTAACCATTATTAACAAGttaaaaatagtttaaaaaacagattaacactaaacctaccacgagaggTCAAAtaacccattttagattttttatttgacaattactgaaattgtaaaggtgttttcgtgggaatttattaaatatattttttgattcCAGTAcacattatagtaaaaatcgctcaaaatataaataaatttaatcttgttatttttataatactatacacatcagtcacttttgatggtcagtaggtttagtgttaagtaaCTTTAAATATCTTTGTGGAACGATTaaagtattgaaaaatttacCTAAACTGAAAGGTATGCTCGCGTTGTTTTGCACGAACTTGCCAGTTCCATCTAGAAATCGTTCCGGTCGAAATACCTTTGGATCATCCCAGTAAGCTGGATCGTAGCTGGCGCTGCTTAAATCGAGGAGAATGATCGTGTCCTGTGAAACAGCGAATACATGAATATATTTAACATCAAAACAGTACTACTTTGTCGGTCATTATTTATTTTCGAGTGACACACACCTTAGGAATATGGTATCCATTCAGAGTTACGTCTTTCGTTGTGTTGTGTGGCAATCCGAGAGGCGTTAGGATCAAATACCGTTGTAtctaacaaatttttaattcaaattacgggttctaatatttataacttgTGATTATTGAGATTGTCAATAATCCTCCATGAATTATTCAAAACAtgtatttctttgggtatatattcTAAAAAGGATGGCTAAAAATAgctaaacctagtgttaaaattataaaaactgAACGAACGCATTCACGTGTTCGGTTACCTCCGCTAGGAATGCTTCCATCATCGGCAACGACGGCAGATCCTCCAGAGCTGGAAATCGCGATCTCCCAACAACGTTATCCAATTCCTCCTGCAGTATTTTAATCCATTCCGGATGCAACGACGTGAACAACATCATAAACGCCAATGTGTCAGTGGTGGTTTTCGATCCGGCTAGAAAGAGGTCCAAGCACAGGACAAGCAGACTTTCTCCTGGTAATATTGAAATTCTCTTTTAATATCGTTTCAATGATTTACACTAGAGATACTATAAAATTGCTCACGATCGAAGATCGTGTCGTCACGACCGCCATTGTTGGCCGAAATCTCCAAGAGGAAAGCGTCGATCAGATCCTGCGGCTGATTTCCGGTCAGTCGCTTCTCGTGCTCGCTGATCTCCTCGTCCAAGAAGCTCCACAGCTTCCGAAGGATTTTCATCAGATCATTGTAACCCGATGACTCTGGGATTATGAAACGCAGGAACGGCATCTGCGAAATTATTCCGCCCATTGTGTCCATCAATCTGCAAcaggaacaaaatgattaattaaccccttgccttacaataccgtgtcagactcgtgatgaagattttgaacagttcctgataaaaatgtatgctattaatttattaatagaattctattttggtttcgttaatgtacagctattggggaACATATATCATGAGCCAGGTAGAGGTGTGGAGAGCCCGAGCCGAAAACGAGAGAAATGCGAATAACGGGGCCTCGGACTTCAACGGCTTGGGCACTAGGATGAATAGAGGGGCGCCTCATGAGTCGTCCCGGGAGTGGACTGGTTTTTTTAGCGGGTATACACTACGTGCGTAAGGCATTTTTTTTAACACTCCCTTATAAAAAAAAAGCTATTGGGGAACATATAAgcgtacaatagatataaaatttatccttttttaggaaattaagaatCACAAAAATAGTTTTAATCGTTGAAATCGTAAACTAAATcgcaaggcaaggggttaatagaaGTCTGattctttaatcatttcaataagAGCTGAAACTAACGCGcgcattgatatttttaaattcctctaatcagtccactgctttaaattgtgcttactcatattttaccacgcttatactaACTTGCCgtattgttgtatgcgtcaaatcttgtaatcgaattttaaacattttcaaaagtagaaaataaaatatataacaaaaacttttttaaaaaccacgcttatatttatATGCGCTAAAAAGGAGAACATgattttttttcctggttctccataaaataccgaatccagttaaatgattaataatatttatcttCGAAAGATAGATATTTTagacacgcttttatttatagtcactaacgtcatgattttatttaaatttatattaaacttttctatctgttccgacactaattttataacagaagaaattttgaactaattgcttaattaCTAATTGATTAacttattaatcaattaactgaattcggtattttatggagaaccaggaaaaaattattttcttctttttagtgcatattaatagtttttaaaaagctttttaatttatttttctgtcataaatgcataaaatctgcagtctatattAATCATTCTTGGCGGTAGCGAGACTATAACTTGTGTTCTTGGTTTACCTGAACGCGTCATGAACAACGTGAAGAATCTCCTTCAGCTTCTCGTTTTCGTAGTCGAACCTGTGACCCGCGAACATGCACCAAAGTGCATTCAAAACTGCAACGTCGAAGGCCGTGTGCATCAGAACTGGACCTTTCTCGTTGGCATGACAGAGGTAATTAACCAAGCACTCCGCCTCGATTCTTGTATGCTTTTCCATGATCGTTTGTCCGAATCCGAAAGCTCTAAGATGCCGCATCGTGAAACGACGATTCTGGGACCATGATAGGCCTTCCGCGAACAATATACCTGACACAAGAGATACAGATTATTATTATCGTCTACTGAATCTAAGAAAAATTCGTTTGGTAACCGTCATGGATGTTTATGGAAGAAATTCTGTAGCGAGTACCTTTGTTTTTTCCGAACGCGCGAACCCTGAAGAAGAATCCGGCCGGTCTGCCATTGAACTCGTCCCGAAGGAGAACTTTCTTCACCAGATCGTGCGTTG
This genomic interval carries:
- the LOC143211987 gene encoding putative cytochrome P450 305a1 isoform X2, translated to MSPCERSLRSNVPDFLTTPRPLTAASRPFPWPIIGNRFLVKRLTIKYGGLHMAIRKLCKEYGENVLTLHMGSEKVLVVSGNKLVLSVLKNEPFDGRPWNEFIKIRNLGKKQGISMNDGQDWKDLRGWMVHTLKDFGYGKSAMSDMIIDEMNEVLDKLKGGGVRRLKPIFAPAVINVLWRLSTGKRFLEGARLQYFIDLMERRANVFDMVGGLLTTFPWIRHIAPDASGYNVLLELNKELKGFLLENISEHRKGYILGSEADLIDKFLLKMLDVKETSNVYTEDQLVMVLVDLFLAGFLTTTITLEFLFLNMIVHQDVQRKLQKEIDSMIPADRLPDIPDKFKLPYTDAVMNESQRMWPVFPVIGPRRVLQDTNLEHFKIPKESTVLIDIYSVNRDPNLFPDPDVFNPERYFKDGVYEPDSKSLTFGRGKRRCPGEVLAKSATFMLFAGVMQKFTLLPPPGQELNSIEIVPGLAISPKPYDVLLVPR
- the LOC143211987 gene encoding putative cytochrome P450 305a1 isoform X3, producing MAIRKLCKEYGENVLTLHMGSEKVLVVSGNKLVLSVLKNEPFDGRPWNEFIKIRNLGKKQGISMNDGQDWKDLRGWMVHTLKDFGYGKSAMSDMIIDEMNEVLDKLKGGGVRRLKPIFAPAVINVLWRLSTGKRFLEGARLQYFIDLMERRANVFDMVGGLLTTFPWIRHIAPDASGYNVLLELNKELKGFLLENISEHRKGYILGSEADLIDKFLLKMLDVKETSNVYTEDQLVMVLVDLFLAGFLTTTITLEFLFLNMIVHQDVQRKLQKEIDSMIPADRLPDIPDKFKLPYTDAVMNESQRMWPVFPVIGPRRVLQDTNLEHFKIPKESTVLIDIYSVNRDPNLFPDPDVFNPERYFKDGVYEPDSKSLTFGRGKRRCPGEVLAKSATFMLFAGVMQKFTLLPPPGQELNSIEIVPGLAISPKPYDVLLVPR
- the LOC143211985 gene encoding methyl farnesoate epoxidase — its product is MLYVTISLLFLLICVFCVYDCLKPRHFPPGPKWLPFFGCFLTFQRLKKKHGYGYLAFRELAKTYGPILGLKLGNQKVVVISTHDLVKKVLLRDEFNGRPAGFFFRVRAFGKNKGILFAEGLSWSQNRRFTMRHLRAFGFGQTIMEKHTRIEAECLVNYLCHANEKGPVLMHTAFDVAVLNALWCMFAGHRFDYENEKLKEILHVVHDAFRLMDTMGGIISQMPFLRFIIPESSGYNDLMKILRKLWSFLDEEISEHEKRLTGNQPQDLIDAFLLEISANNGGRDDTIFDRESLLVLCLDLFLAGSKTTTDTLAFMMLFTSLHPEWIKILQEELDNVVGRSRFPALEDLPSLPMMEAFLAEIQRYLILTPLGLPHNTTKDVTLNGYHIPKDTIILLDLSSASYDPAYWDDPKVFRPERFLDGTGKFVQNNASIPFSLGKRRCPGEMLARSTIFLFFAYVIHYFDIEISPEHGEPDPNGYDGFAISPKPYYLKLTKRSDIPHSDNT